The region AATAGCAACGCTACCCTGCTGGAGCAACTGCTTTTGATAAGTCGAGGCGATATCAATTTTTCCACGAACTCGTGTATTAACCTCTCGGGTATGCAGATAGTCTCGGCTCAATCCCTCTTTATATCGCTTGGCGAGTGCACTTTTAAAAAGCCTCAAGAAAAGAAGCGGTAGCATCTCGTTGTAATAATTCTCTTTATTAAAATAAGCGAGTTGCGTAAAATCATGCTCGCGCATGCTATCATAGAGCAAGAGCCACCAGATGTTGTTAAGCGGTATTTTATTTATAAAAAAATGGTCGCTCTCCGCTTGTGTATCGATGCTCATGGGGTAGGAGAATCTACATCTACAGATATAGAGAGCTTGTTGGTTTGCTCGGTAGCCTTGGCGATATTATGCGGCCAATACTCTTCTAAAAGCGGTTTAAGCTCACTCTCCACAATGTCGTTGAACCATTGGTGCAGGGAATCAATCGGGTTGTTAGGGGTGAAAAAGCTGTGTCCAATTAAGAAATTTTTCCCTAAATCCGTATCCTCAGCAATCGCTAGATTAAGATTTTCTAATCTCGTTTGAATCTCATTAATAAGTGCATGCTCTTCGGGCTTACTCTTCTCTTTAAGATAGGCCTGCCAAGTCTCATTAAAAAGTGGTTTTAACTCGAGAAAGGCAAAGCGTCGACGAAAGGCAAAGTCTAAGGGTGCAATCGAGTGATCGGCAAGATTCATTGTACCGATAAGATAGAGATTTGCTGGTAAGTACGTTGGCTCTGTCGAGTAGGCGAGGGTAATGGCATGCTGGAGAGAGCGCTTGGTGTGCTCGATAATGCTAAGCATCTCACCGAAAATACTGCTGGGGTTTCCGCGGTTAATCTCATCAATAATAAGCACATGGGGAATCTCTGGTAGTTTATTCGCGCGGTCTATAAAGGTGAGCATTTTGCCTCTTCTTAATGCTAATTTTTGCTCCTCATTCACCCGTAGCCCCTGCACAAAATCTTCATAGGAGAAATTTTGATGAAACTGCACCGTCTCACATTGAACATCAGGCGAGAGTGCATGGGCTAAGTGCTTGGTGATGAGCGTCTTACCCGTACCTGGTGGCCCTTTCAAAATGATACTCTTCTTCTCCTGCAACCGACGCACAAACATGGCGAACTCTTCTTCTGGTAAGAAGAGCGTTATCTGCTCCACCGCGGGCGATTCCTCTTCCGTCTCTAAGGAATCTCCATAGCGCGATTGCCAAAAAGGTTGATTTCTAAACCAATCAATATCTTGTGGCGTATCATGAAAAATAAAGTCGATAAGCTTGGGATGATACGCCTTTTCTTTATGGTGATTGTAGTCAATCTTCCAAATAAGCGCGCCGGGCAAGGAGTAAAAATACCACTCGCGAGGCGTGTCATAGATCTTAAACCAATCCACCTCGATGTTGTTTTGCGCATTTGCCGACTGCGTAACGCTACCGAGCGCCTTAATATAGATGGTAGAGACGTTCGGAAACGTCTGATCGTTGTGGGTAAGGGTGCTATTCTTTGTCCAGTGCAACACCACCAAGTCATCGGGTTGGATGTTACGCAACTTCTGGAGCTGTTGCTCTACGTTAGAGCCATATTGCCAGTTGCCTTGCTCAATGGGCGCCTGCCACTGGCTCTCCTTAACGGCAAGCAACCAACAGTAAGGAATCGTTTCAGGAATTCGGGTTGCTTCTTCAGCCTCCGCATACGCTTGCGCCTCGCGCGGAAATATCTCTTTGAGTGTTTTTCCCGCTTGATCTTTCCATGCATCCAATCCACTGATAGATCTTCCTGCGACTATTTGTGCCGCCGTCGAGGGCTTTTTATAGCGAAAATCGCGAAGTAGAATTCCATTTGGAAATTCGTCAAATAATTTTTTGCGTTCTTGAGGTAAGGAAACTCTTTTACCATCTCTCGATAATCCAGGCATTTCATCTTGCCTAATTTGACTTCCTTTTAACACGGTAAATTCCCCCGTATTTGGGTGGTAGATGCCTGTGGCATTGTAGCCTAGCGTATCGCTTTTTAGGTAAAAGAGGGGCGATTCATCGGTTGCGTCCATAGCAGTATCATAGCACAATTCGATAAGAATGTAAACTACTCCCTTGGCTTGACAGCGCCAAGTAATTACGCTATACTTACTGCGTGAAGAGGCAAAGAGATCGAGTAAAGAAGGTATTAATACAGACGCTGTTAGAGCTACCCGTGGTGGTAGGCTAAAGAAGTTGTTCCGCTAGCATGAGGATATCGACGGGCCAGTACTCTTCTGGTCGCGGTTGATAGACGCCTGCTTTGCCAGCCTGCGGACGGCAATTTAGTACCGACTCTTGCCACTGCGCAGGAATAACCTCGATGCCATAAACCGCACCCAATAGCGCCCCGACAATGGCGGCATTGGTGTTGGTATCGCCCCCACGCATCACGGTATCCACCACGCCTTCCTCGAGGTTGGGCGCATGTAATAACTGATAGAGCGCGTTATGAAAAGCGATGATAACCCAGCCTTGTTGATGGATGAAATTCTCCTGATTTTCTGTTTTTGCCAGATAGATCGTCTCGATAATGATGGGGTCGACGCTAAGTTGTTCTGCCCAAAAGCGAATCTGTT is a window of Entomospira culicis DNA encoding:
- a CDS encoding ADP-ribosylglycohydrolase family protein, which encodes MAYACRATHRRLRAGFSLVARSLIKEKRYDASSVLTSYHHWLESDPFDCGSTIHRALQGYHNQESQANGALMRISPLAIFGVHTSLVEVATWAKMDACLTHPHKICQEINMLYVMALSTAIKRSIAPDQLYQQIRFWAEQLSVDPIIIETIYLAKTENQENFIHQQGWVIIAFHNALYQLLHAPNLEEGVVDTVMRGGDTNTNAAIVGALLGAVYGIEVIPAQWQESVLNCRPQAGKAGVYQPRPEEYWPVDILMLAEQLL
- a CDS encoding DUF4357 domain-containing protein, with amino-acid sequence MDATDESPLFYLKSDTLGYNATGIYHPNTGEFTVLKGSQIRQDEMPGLSRDGKRVSLPQERKKLFDEFPNGILLRDFRYKKPSTAAQIVAGRSISGLDAWKDQAGKTLKEIFPREAQAYAEAEEATRIPETIPYCWLLAVKESQWQAPIEQGNWQYGSNVEQQLQKLRNIQPDDLVVLHWTKNSTLTHNDQTFPNVSTIYIKALGSVTQSANAQNNIEVDWFKIYDTPREWYFYSLPGALIWKIDYNHHKEKAYHPKLIDFIFHDTPQDIDWFRNQPFWQSRYGDSLETEEESPAVEQITLFLPEEEFAMFVRRLQEKKSIILKGPPGTGKTLITKHLAHALSPDVQCETVQFHQNFSYEDFVQGLRVNEEQKLALRRGKMLTFIDRANKLPEIPHVLIIDEINRGNPSSIFGEMLSIIEHTKRSLQHAITLAYSTEPTYLPANLYLIGTMNLADHSIAPLDFAFRRRFAFLELKPLFNETWQAYLKEKSKPEEHALINEIQTRLENLNLAIAEDTDLGKNFLIGHSFFTPNNPIDSLHQWFNDIVESELKPLLEEYWPHNIAKATEQTNKLSISVDVDSPTP